The following coding sequences lie in one Lysobacter capsici genomic window:
- a CDS encoding LacI family DNA-binding transcriptional regulator, producing the protein MRKKSKATSLDIAHLAGVSQATVSRVLSGSTLVNAETRKRVEAVVRELNYKVDRHASSLRRQRSGTLAMLLFEDPTPDESHINPFFLSMLGSITRACARHGQDLLISFQQLSDDWAGDYEDSMKADGLILLGYGDYLAYQGKLQKLVEQGTRFVRWGAVLPDQPGLSIGCENIGGGRQAGAHLVSLGRKRVAFLGDASTHYPEFLDRFLGCEGALRDAGLLMDRALQVDAESSEDAGHAAARALIARALPFDAVFAASDLIALGAMRALTESGLRVPEDVSVIGFDDIPMARFAHPPLTTIFQDTKQAGELLVDTLMRLVRGEAAESIRLPTTLVVRKSCGAE; encoded by the coding sequence CCCTGGTCAACGCCGAGACCCGCAAGCGGGTCGAAGCGGTGGTGCGCGAGCTCAACTACAAGGTCGACCGTCACGCCTCCAGCCTGCGCCGGCAACGCTCCGGCACCCTGGCGATGCTGCTGTTCGAGGACCCGACCCCGGACGAATCGCACATCAACCCGTTCTTCCTGTCGATGCTCGGCTCGATCACCCGCGCCTGCGCGCGTCACGGCCAGGACTTGCTGATCTCGTTCCAGCAGCTGTCCGACGACTGGGCCGGCGACTACGAAGACAGCATGAAGGCCGACGGGCTGATCCTGCTCGGCTACGGCGATTACCTCGCCTATCAGGGCAAGTTGCAGAAACTGGTCGAGCAAGGCACCCGCTTCGTCCGCTGGGGCGCGGTGTTGCCGGACCAGCCGGGGTTGTCGATCGGTTGCGAGAACATCGGCGGCGGCCGCCAGGCCGGCGCGCATCTGGTCTCGCTGGGACGCAAGCGGGTCGCGTTTCTCGGCGACGCGTCCACCCACTACCCCGAATTCCTCGATCGCTTTCTCGGCTGCGAGGGTGCCTTGCGCGACGCTGGTTTGCTGATGGATCGCGCGTTGCAGGTCGACGCGGAAAGCTCCGAGGACGCCGGCCACGCCGCCGCGCGCGCACTGATCGCGCGCGCGCTGCCGTTCGACGCGGTGTTCGCGGCGAGCGACCTGATCGCGCTGGGCGCGATGCGCGCGCTGACCGAAAGCGGGTTACGCGTGCCCGAGGACGTGTCGGTGATCGGCTTCGACGACATCCCGATGGCGCGCTTCGCCCATCCGCCGCTGACGACGATTTTCCAGGACACCAAGCAGGCCGGGGAATTGCTGGTGGACACGCTGATGAGGTTGGTGCGCGGGGAGGCGGCGGAGAGTATCCGGTTGCCTACGACGTTGGTGGTGCGCAAGTCGTGTGGGGCGGAGTGA
- a CDS encoding alpha-amylase family glycosyl hydrolase has translation MKALTIAVLSLALAACAHGARDAKPSRDYYGTLEPMASDAVYFVVTDRFVNGDTSNDQREQGGPDPATRTFDRPVAGAPPGQSDNIGYLGGDFKGLLDNAAYIRDMGFGAVWLTPIVDNPDQAFTGGDAVTWGGAFQDRGKTGYHGYWGVDFYRLDEHLPSRDLDFAGLTRGLKRHGLKTVLDIVANHGSPSFTMPVDQPKYGEIYRDGVLVADHQNLAPEQLDPVHNPLHRFFHNEKDLVQLSNIDDTNPAVMDYFVGAYSQWIDQGADAFRIDTIRHMPPAFWKKFSDRIRAKRPGFFMFGEAFDYKAENIAPFTWASNGGVSVLDFPLKERMAQVFGRERGDFALLAERLYLTDGPYANPYELMTFYDNHDMPRLDASDEGFIDAHHWLFTARGIPVIYYGSEVGFERGHAEHAGNRNYFGQARIDAARGNPIRESLKRIAKVREASPALQRGLQLNVELRGDRAVFYRAYEHAGQSQIALVLLNKGDAAAQFEVREYLQAGRWRAALGGGEVDVAEGGALRASVPAHGVEVYVLDRPVVREDLRVALDHAMKRARRR, from the coding sequence ATGAAGGCTTTGACTATCGCGGTCCTGAGTCTGGCGTTGGCCGCCTGCGCGCATGGCGCGCGCGACGCGAAACCGTCGCGAGACTACTACGGCACCTTGGAGCCGATGGCGAGCGATGCGGTGTACTTCGTCGTCACCGACCGTTTCGTCAACGGCGACACCAGCAACGACCAGCGCGAGCAGGGCGGGCCGGACCCGGCGACGCGGACCTTCGATCGTCCGGTTGCGGGCGCGCCGCCCGGACAGAGCGACAACATCGGCTACCTCGGCGGCGACTTCAAAGGTCTGCTCGACAACGCCGCTTACATTCGCGACATGGGTTTCGGCGCGGTGTGGCTGACGCCGATCGTCGACAACCCGGATCAGGCCTTCACCGGCGGCGATGCGGTGACCTGGGGCGGCGCGTTCCAGGATCGCGGCAAGACCGGCTACCACGGTTACTGGGGCGTGGACTTCTATCGGCTCGACGAGCATCTGCCGAGCCGCGACCTGGATTTCGCCGGGCTGACCCGAGGGCTCAAGCGCCATGGCCTGAAGACCGTGCTCGACATCGTCGCCAATCACGGCTCGCCGTCGTTCACCATGCCGGTCGATCAGCCCAAGTACGGCGAGATCTATCGCGACGGCGTGCTGGTCGCCGATCACCAGAACCTGGCGCCGGAGCAACTCGACCCCGTACACAACCCGTTGCACCGGTTCTTTCATAACGAAAAGGACCTGGTGCAGCTGTCGAACATCGACGACACCAATCCGGCGGTGATGGACTATTTTGTCGGCGCGTATTCGCAATGGATCGACCAGGGCGCCGATGCGTTCCGCATCGACACCATCCGGCATATGCCGCCGGCCTTCTGGAAGAAATTCTCCGATCGCATCCGCGCCAAGCGGCCGGGCTTCTTCATGTTCGGCGAAGCCTTCGACTACAAGGCCGAGAACATCGCGCCGTTCACCTGGGCGAGCAACGGCGGGGTCAGCGTGCTCGACTTTCCGCTCAAGGAGCGGATGGCGCAGGTGTTCGGGCGCGAGCGCGGCGATTTCGCGCTGTTGGCCGAGCGGCTGTATCTGACCGATGGGCCGTACGCGAACCCGTACGAGCTGATGACGTTCTACGACAATCACGACATGCCGCGCCTGGATGCCAGCGACGAGGGCTTCATCGATGCGCACCATTGGCTGTTTACTGCGCGCGGGATTCCGGTGATCTATTACGGCTCGGAGGTCGGGTTCGAGCGTGGGCATGCGGAGCATGCGGGCAATCGCAACTATTTCGGACAGGCGCGCATCGATGCGGCGCGCGGCAATCCGATTCGCGAATCGCTCAAACGCATCGCGAAGGTGCGCGAAGCCTCGCCGGCCTTGCAGCGCGGCCTGCAGTTGAATGTTGAGTTGCGCGGCGATCGGGCGGTGTTCTATCGGGCGTACGAGCATGCCGGGCAATCGCAGATCGCCCTGGTGCTGCTCAACAAGGGCGATGCGGCGGCGCAGTTCGAGGTGCGCGAGTATCTGCAGGCCGGGCGTTGGCGTGCGGCCTTGGGTGGGGGCGAGGTGGACGTGGCCGAGGGTGGGGCGCTTCGCGCTTCGGTGCCTGCGCATGGGGTCGAGGTGTATGTGCTGGATCGGCCGGTGGTTCGCGAGGATCTTCGGGTGGCGCTGGATCATGCGATGAAGCGTGCGCGGCGGCGTTGA